A genome region from Anaerobacillus alkaliphilus includes the following:
- a CDS encoding alpha/beta hydrolase codes for MKIFKKIVSIIAALVLIFTSYVIVSVHYWSIRDEGRLPVKTAVILHAVNNNLITTDMKPPKFLTQPRPATFAREDIVITIAEEEEIPVRIYYPKSDGPHPVILYYHGGAFMEGYGNLETHDNVIRALAVRTDSVVIAVSYRLAPVHAFPTAVDDSYHALLWAEANVEKYNGNPNRMAVVGDSAGGNLATAVALMSRDLGGPELVGQALLYPLTTFQDMPLQSRILYDSGYYLLSRNVMYRARELYTPMEEMWLSPYTSPLNAENLEGLPPTLIITAEFDPLRDEGELYGVRLAEAGVPVQHLHYEGVMHGFISFYEIMQSGQHGLGKTVTFLKDVFREEKGFQSDLQQTVVSRPEGFERVRDVLEAYAIAVFLIYQETTR; via the coding sequence TTGAAAATTTTTAAAAAGATAGTATCCATAATTGCAGCTTTAGTACTGATATTTACGAGTTATGTAATTGTTTCTGTCCATTATTGGTCAATTCGAGATGAAGGAAGACTGCCAGTAAAGACTGCCGTTATTCTCCATGCAGTCAATAATAACCTAATTACAACAGATATGAAGCCACCCAAATTCTTAACACAACCTAGGCCAGCAACATTTGCTCGAGAGGATATAGTAATCACTATTGCTGAAGAAGAGGAAATTCCTGTTCGAATTTATTATCCAAAGAGTGATGGCCCCCATCCAGTCATTTTATATTATCATGGTGGGGCTTTTATGGAAGGCTATGGAAATTTAGAAACACATGATAATGTCATTAGGGCCCTAGCGGTTCGGACTGACAGTGTCGTTATTGCTGTAAGCTATCGTCTAGCTCCAGTTCACGCGTTTCCAACCGCAGTTGACGATAGTTATCATGCCTTACTGTGGGCCGAGGCAAATGTAGAAAAATATAATGGTAATCCAAACCGAATGGCTGTCGTCGGGGATAGTGCCGGCGGCAATCTAGCAACAGCGGTAGCCTTGATGTCGAGGGATTTAGGAGGACCTGAGCTAGTTGGACAAGCGTTACTCTATCCGTTAACAACATTCCAAGACATGCCTTTACAGTCGCGTATTCTCTATGACAGTGGATATTACTTATTATCACGTAATGTCATGTATCGGGCTAGAGAATTATATACTCCAATGGAAGAGATGTGGCTAAGTCCTTACACATCCCCTTTAAATGCTGAAAACTTAGAGGGTTTACCTCCTACATTAATCATCACTGCAGAGTTTGATCCATTGCGGGATGAAGGAGAGTTATACGGGGTCCGGCTGGCAGAAGCTGGTGTTCCTGTTCAGCACCTGCATTACGAAGGCGTCATGCATGGTTTTATATCCTTTTACGAGATCATGCAATCAGGCCAACACGGGTTAGGTAAAACTGTTACTTTTTTGAAAGATGTTTTTAGAGAAGAGAAAGGCTTTCAAAGCGATCTCCAACAAACCGTTGTTTCACGTCCAGAGGGGTTTGAGAGGGTAAGGGACGTACTAGAGGCATATGCGATTGCGGTATTTCTCATTTATCAAGAGA
- a CDS encoding peroxiredoxin, with protein sequence MNEKENCLPLIGERFPEVEVRTTLGKKKLPNDYEGKWFVLFSHPGDFTPVCTTEFIEIQRKSDEFKALNTELIGLSIDGVFSHMKWIEWIRDHFHVTIEFPIIADELGQLAKRLGMISPTVGPLTVRTVFIIDPKGRIRLMMHYPPEVGRNSDELIRVIHALQAATEHKVATPANWPNNEYLGSQVMVPPPSNFYSVQKRLEDAKLGNHHCLDWWFCYKSLENNESG encoded by the coding sequence TTCCGGAAGTGGAAGTAAGAACAACCTTAGGGAAAAAGAAACTTCCTAATGATTATGAAGGGAAGTGGTTTGTACTGTTTTCACATCCAGGAGATTTCACGCCTGTTTGCACAACCGAATTTATCGAGATCCAAAGAAAAAGCGACGAATTTAAAGCTCTAAATACAGAATTGATAGGCTTGTCTATCGATGGTGTGTTTTCTCATATGAAATGGATTGAATGGATTCGTGATCATTTCCATGTAACAATTGAATTCCCGATTATTGCAGATGAATTAGGTCAACTAGCGAAAAGGTTAGGGATGATTTCCCCAACAGTTGGTCCGTTAACTGTTCGCACTGTTTTTATTATTGACCCCAAGGGACGTATTCGGCTTATGATGCACTACCCACCAGAGGTAGGCAGAAATAGCGATGAACTAATTAGGGTCATACATGCACTTCAAGCCGCTACAGAACATAAAGTGGCGACACCAGCCAATTGGCCGAATAATGAGTACCTTGGTTCTCAAGTAATGGTTCCACCTCCTAGTAACTTTTATAGTGTTCAAAAAAGGTTGGAGGATGCAAAGTTAGGTAACCATCATTGTTTAGATTGGTGGTTCTGTTATAAATCATTAGAAAACAACGAGTCTGGTTGA